Below is a window of Saccharopolyspora phatthalungensis DNA.
CCATGCCCACCGGCCTGCGCTCCCCGTCGAGCGAGGTGATCGCGGTGACGCCGCTCGGAAAGTGCCCGAGGACGGACCGGAATCGTGCGGAGTCGAAACCCTGGCAGATCGTAAGCATACTTACACTGTAAAAGCTACCGAACGTCTAGGACAAGCATGCTGATGAGAAGTCAGGATCCGGTTGGCAATATGCTTCGGGGGTGACAGGCCCATTGCCTTACATCGACCCCTTCGACGACGGCCGGTCGCCGAGGCGAGCACCAGCGGACATGGACGAGGCGTCCTCGCTGATCGACGCGGTGTTCCGCCTCGAACGCGCGGTCACGAGGATCGGCAACGCCCGGTTGCGTCCGTGGAACATGACGCTGTCTAGCTATACGGCGCTGCGGATCCTGGCCAACCAGCCGCATCTCACCCTCGCTCAGCTGGCGCGCCGCTGCTATGTCCGGCCGCAGACCATGACCCGTATCGTCACCCAGCTGGAGAACCGGGGCTTCGTGGTCCGCAGCGCGCACCCGGAGAGCGAGCGGGCATTGTCGCTCCAGGTCACTGAAGAATGTATGGCCGCACTGGACGAGATGGGCGCGGAGGTACTCAAGATCAGCGACACGCTCAACGCGCTCCTTGGCCGGGACGACATCGTGGCCACCGATAGTCAGCTGCGGCAGGCCGCGCTCGTGGTCGAGAGCGAGCTCCGGGAGATGAACCGACCGGAGGAGTAAGCATGCGGATGAACAACAAGCATGCTTATACTCGGTTCCATGGTACGAGACCGATTGAGTGCGGCGCTGGCTGCCCTGCGCGACGGGCGCCCGGCGCTGGTGACCGACGCGCACGATCGCGAGGACGAGGGTGACGTGGTGCTCGCCGCGCACGCCGCCACGCCGGACTGGGTGGCGTGGACCGTCCGGCACACCTCAGGCCTGCTGTGCGCGCCGTTGACGCCGCGCCGCGCCGCCGACCTGCGGCTGCCGGCGATGGTGGACCGAAACGAGGACGCCCGCGGCACCGCCTACACGGTCACGGTGGACGCAAAGACGGGCGTGACGACCGGCATCAGCGCCGCCGACCGCGCCCACACGCTGCGGGCACTCGCGGATTCTTCGGCCACCGCCGCGGATTTCGTCCGTCCCGGGCACATCCTGCCGTTACGGGCGCGAGCCGGCGGGGTGCTGGAACGGCCGGGCCACACCGAAGCCGCCGTCGATCTGTGTCGGCTCGCCGGCCTGCCGCCCGTCGCGGCCATCGCGGAGCTGGTCAACGACGACGGATCGATGCTTCGCGGGCCCGGCGTCAAAGCGCTCGGGCGCCGCTTCGACCTGCCGACCCTGAGCATCGCGGAGCTGATCTCCTACCGCCAACAGCATCCACTCCCGGCCGCGGAAGAGCCGCGCGTGACGCGGACAGCCGAGACCGAACTCCCTACTAAGCACGGCCGGTTCCGCGCACTCGGCTATCTCGACCTACGCACCGGCGCCGAACACGTCGCGCTCATCCGCGGCGAGCCGGAGGACCCCGTGCTGACGCGGGTGCACTCCGAATGCCTCACCGGGGAATCCCTACACTCCCAGCGCTGCGACTGCGGGCCTCAGCTCGACGACGCGCTCCGCGCGATCGGCAAAGAGGGCGGTGTGCTGGTGTACCTGCGTGGGCACGAGGGCCGGGCGATCGGCTTGCAGAAAAAGCTGGCCGCCTACCAACTGCAGGACACCGGGCTGGACACTGTGGACGCGAACCTCGAGCTCGGCGAACCAGTCGACGCCCGCGAATACGGTGCCGCCGCAGCGGTGCTGCGCGACCTCGGAGTCACGAATGTCCGGCTCCTGACCAACAATCCGACCAAAGTAGCCGCCCTCGATACTGGCGGAATCTCGGTTTTGGAGCGGGTGCCGCTCGCAGTCGGTGCCGCTCCAGCGAACCTTAGCTACCTGGCCACCAAACAACACCGAATGGGCCACCTGCTCGACCGGCGCGAGGTTTCCTGAACACGCGGCTGCTTCGCAAGCTCGGACGCGAGTTCGGACCTCGCCGTGCAAAACGGCCTGCTGCAGCTGGTTTTCCTTCCCAGGACGGCGGGTTCGTTGTCGGACGCGCACACGAATTCTCCTGAACTCACCACCGGCGACGACGAAAAGTGTCTGTGGAAGGTGGAGGCCTGATGTGCCGCACGGCCTGTACGCCGCTCTCCCGGGGCCAGCCGCCACCATCACAGCCGAGAAAACGGAGCGTCCATGCCGACACTCGAGGAAATCCTCACCGACCTACGCATTGAAGGCGATGAGCTGGACCGGATGGTGCGCCATCTCGATCCGGCGGCGTGGGCCACGCTCACGCCCGCCGAAGGGTGGACGATCGCACACCAGGTCTCGCACCTGGCGAGCACGGATGACTGGGCCATCACCGCTGTTACCGACCCGGCGGAGTTCGGCAGCCGACTCCAGGCAGCATCAAACGGTCTGGTGGAAGCGGAAGCCGCCGAAGGTGCCCGGGAGCATCCCCACCTGCTTCTCGCCCGCTGGCGCCGCGGACGCCACCGATTACTGCACGCCGCGTCCGTCGCCGACCTGGACGCTCGACTCCCGTGGTTCGGCCCTCCGATGAAGCTTGCATCGATGGTCACAGCTCGGATCATGGAGACTTGGGCGCACGGCCAGGATGTCGCCGACGCGCTCCACGTCGACCGCGAACCCACCGCCCGTCTCCGCCACATCGCTCATCTCGGCATCCGCACCATGGCATTCGCCTTTACCATCAACGACCTTCCCGCTCCTGACACACCGGTACGCGTGGAACTCCTCGCTCCGAACGGCGACGAATGGGTCTGGGGACCCGAAGACGCCTCCAATCGCGTTCGTGCTCCCGCACTCGACTTCTGCCTACTCGTCACCCGGCGCCGACACCCCACCGACGTGGCGATCGCGGCCAGCGGCGAAATAGCGCAGCAATGGATGACGATCGCTCAAGCGTACGCAGGCCCACCGGGCCCCGGCCGGTCACCGGCAAAAGCATGATCCAACCGCACAACTTGATCATCTATCACGAAATGTCGTCGCCAGGCGAAAACATCAGCCACCTAGGCATACCTGTAGGGCGGTGTGCTTCCCGCCCGCAGCCTGGTCCACTGAAGGACAGCGTCCTGGGTTGGCACCACGAAATTTCCTGACCGACGTGTATGGGAGTGGAAGGGGACGACGCATCATGGCGGCCACCACGCGTGTTCAACTGGTGCAGGCAGAGAAGGAGAAGACTGGGGCCTCGCGGGCTCGTGGCCGGACTCCCTCCGCGCGGTCGGCGGGCGGGAGGGCTGGGGCGAGTGCGGTGGTCCGCGACGTGGCCACGTTCATACTGGTCGGCCAGCGGCCAGGTGTGCGCAGTGCCCCGGCGACGTCAGGATCGGAGATCGGCGACGTCGTGCCCTCACCTGGTGCGCCCCTGCGTCAGCCACTACAGGCGGAGAGGAAAGCCCGGTTGGTCGCCGACTGCGGCCACGAGCAGGCTGAACGGGCCGCAGTGCAGCGCTCCTGCGTTCACGACGTTCTCCGTAGCGCCGGCCGGCCCCTGGACGACTCCACCCGCACCGATATGGAGTCCCGGCTCGGCGCCGACTTCTCGGATGTCCGCATCCACGACGACACCGCCGCCAGGACCTCCGCCGCAGAGCTCGGCGCCCGCGCTTATACCTCGGGCCACCACGTGGTCATCGGCGATGGCGACAAGCACACCCTCGCGCACGAGCTGACCCACGTGATCCAGCAGCGTCAGGGGCCCGTCTCCGGCACCGACAACGGCTCGGGCCTCAGCGTCTCCGACCCGTCCGACCGCTTCGAGCGCGAGGCGGAGACGAACGCGCGACGCGCGATGAGCGAGCCCCAGCCGCTCCAGCGCAGCGTGGCGCAGGCGGCACACGCCGACCGGTCTGTCACCGAGCTACCGGTGCAACGGATGCCCAAGGAGACCAAGGAGACCGGGGAGCCCGAGGAGCCCAAGGCGAAGAGGGCGAAGACCGACAAGGGGAAGGGCGGTGGACAGAGCCAGGTAAAGGAACTGTTGATCAAGGAACTCACGGGCAGATTGGGGTGGAAGACGCACGGCGGCGGGCAGAGCCTGACCCTCCATCTCACGCGCGCACCGGAGGAGACCGAGAAGACCGCCGCCACGAAAGTCGAGCAGATCTACGGGGGCAGTAGCAACATACGGAAGCCGAAGTCCTACAAGAACAACCGGACCATGCAGAGCATGCGATGGATCTCCACGCTTGCGAAGGACTACCTGGACCGGAAGAATCCCTCCAACAAAGCGGAGGAGGTCCAGGCGACCGTCATCGGCGGCACGATGTACATCTCGGCCAACCAGAACAAGCACAACACGCAGCTGGGCGAACTGGCCGAGAAGCACAACACGGGCGAGGAGTTCGCGAAGGCTCTCGTCGCCGACCTCGGCAAGCAGGAGACAGATGCGACCGACCGCTTCTCCCGGCACGTCGGCAAACTGAGGGAGCGGGTGGCCAACGACGGCACCGGAGACTACGCCGAGATCGCTTCCAAGAAGGTGGAGGTCCCCGAGGACGTGTCGAAGGCCGACGACGGGTTGCACGCGGAACGTCGGCTGGGCCAACTCTCTGGTTTCGACCCGAAGATGACTGTCGGCATCAAACGTCCCTGCGTCGTCTGCTACTCACAGCTTTACGCGGTGGTCGACGCGGAACTGGTCAACGGAGGCAACCTCAAGGTCTACCCGGGCCCGCTGTGGCCGAGCAAAGCGGCAAACAAGGGG
It encodes the following:
- a CDS encoding MarR family winged helix-turn-helix transcriptional regulator, coding for MTGPLPYIDPFDDGRSPRRAPADMDEASSLIDAVFRLERAVTRIGNARLRPWNMTLSSYTALRILANQPHLTLAQLARRCYVRPQTMTRIVTQLENRGFVVRSAHPESERALSLQVTEECMAALDEMGAEVLKISDTLNALLGRDDIVATDSQLRQAALVVESELREMNRPEE
- the ribA gene encoding GTP cyclohydrolase II; this encodes MVRDRLSAALAALRDGRPALVTDAHDREDEGDVVLAAHAATPDWVAWTVRHTSGLLCAPLTPRRAADLRLPAMVDRNEDARGTAYTVTVDAKTGVTTGISAADRAHTLRALADSSATAADFVRPGHILPLRARAGGVLERPGHTEAAVDLCRLAGLPPVAAIAELVNDDGSMLRGPGVKALGRRFDLPTLSIAELISYRQQHPLPAAEEPRVTRTAETELPTKHGRFRALGYLDLRTGAEHVALIRGEPEDPVLTRVHSECLTGESLHSQRCDCGPQLDDALRAIGKEGGVLVYLRGHEGRAIGLQKKLAAYQLQDTGLDTVDANLELGEPVDAREYGAAAAVLRDLGVTNVRLLTNNPTKVAALDTGGISVLERVPLAVGAAPANLSYLATKQHRMGHLLDRREVS
- a CDS encoding TIGR03084 family metal-binding protein, with the protein product MPTLEEILTDLRIEGDELDRMVRHLDPAAWATLTPAEGWTIAHQVSHLASTDDWAITAVTDPAEFGSRLQAASNGLVEAEAAEGAREHPHLLLARWRRGRHRLLHAASVADLDARLPWFGPPMKLASMVTARIMETWAHGQDVADALHVDREPTARLRHIAHLGIRTMAFAFTINDLPAPDTPVRVELLAPNGDEWVWGPEDASNRVRAPALDFCLLVTRRRHPTDVAIAASGEIAQQWMTIAQAYAGPPGPGRSPAKA
- a CDS encoding eCIS core domain-containing protein — encoded protein: MAATTRVQLVQAEKEKTGASRARGRTPSARSAGGRAGASAVVRDVATFILVGQRPGVRSAPATSGSEIGDVVPSPGAPLRQPLQAERKARLVADCGHEQAERAAVQRSCVHDVLRSAGRPLDDSTRTDMESRLGADFSDVRIHDDTAARTSAAELGARAYTSGHHVVIGDGDKHTLAHELTHVIQQRQGPVSGTDNGSGLSVSDPSDRFEREAETNARRAMSEPQPLQRSVAQAAHADRSVTELPVQRMPKETKETGEPEEPKAKRAKTDKGKGGGQSQVKELLIKELTGRLGWKTHGGGQSLTLHLTRAPEETEKTAATKVEQIYGGSSNIRKPKSYKNNRTMQSMRWISTLAKDYLDRKNPSNKAEEVQATVIGGTMYISANQNKHNTQLGELAEKHNTGEEFAKALVADLGKQETDATDRFSRHVGKLRERVANDGTGDYAEIASKKVEVPEDVSKADDGLHAERRLGQLSGFDPKMTVGIKRPCVVCYSQLYAVVDAELVNGGNLKVYPGPLWPSKAANKGMASYEDKSVSEYAGYLHETVQKAGGTYISFTRAGKYSWDQNSDSDSDA